The following is a genomic window from Aeromonas sp. FDAARGOS 1405.
CGATCGCAATCAAGACGAGATAGAGCAAGCGATCACGCAGTAACCGTTTAAAGCGCCATTGATACAGACCGAATAAAAACAAGAGACCAGCAAATAGCCCCAATAATCTGGGCATAGCATAATCCTTGAGTGGAAATCCTGGATAGAACATGGGAAGCAGAAGCAAAAGTGCACCAATCCATAAAGCCGCTTGTAGTCGAGAAAAGACCAAACGTTGGCGTAAAGTCACTTGCCACAACCCCAACCCAATTGCCAGCGAGGCAAATATCCATCCCCATGCGTTAAACGGCAGATAGAGCCCAGCGCCTCCCGGGTTATGCATAAAAAAATGCATCCCCAGCAACCAATAGAGCGCACATAAAACCATCATGATTCGCGTTAACATCACAGCCCAGCTCCTTAGGCCCACCCATTATTGAAAGGGCATACAAGATACAGACAAAAAGAGAGGGGGCACATTGCCCCCTCGATTACATCAACGATTCCTATTATGCCTCTTCTGGTCGGCGAAATGCATGGCGAATCAGAACAATACCAATACCAACCATTCCTCCAAGCAGGGTCGCCAACACCACAATCAAGGGACGTTTCGGCTTGTCACGGCTAAGGGCTTCATCTGGAGCATCAAGATAGGAGAAAGGACGAAATGAAATACCGTCCAAAGATATGCTTTTTAAACGTGCCATCTTTACCTGCAGAGACTGCAATTTGGGTTGATAAACCTCAAGGTCGATGGATTTCAGTAATGACAGTTTTTCCTCCAAACCTTTCGAACCCAAAGAAATGAGGAGACGATCCCGAACGTTATAATTTTCCAATGGAGCACTGACTCCAGCCGCTTTGGCTACTTTGTTAGCCATCGCCAATTCTATTATTTCCTGTTGCAGGGCACGTTTAGTGTCCTCCTGCATGATCAGGTACTCAGTTTTCATGCCATCCAACTGCAGATCACGCTGTTCAGTAAGCCGGTGTGTCAACTGCTTCTGCTGCATTCTGACAATATAATCAATATACTCTTCTAACATTGCCAGCGACCTCTCGGAGGTAGGGGCCGCAAACTTGAGCTCAACACCCGGCACCTCCCCCTTCTTATCTACGGGCTGAGCAGTGACAGATTTACTCCAGTCGCGCAGCCAACGCACCTGCGCCTTGCTATCCAACCCATGGTTTTTTACAACCTCTGCAAATAAAGGGCTGGCTTTGAGATAGTTACGGCGATTCTCGTAACTGTTGAACTCCAGAATAAATTCCTGGTGTAGATCTTTTCCACTGGGAAAACCGCTAAGACCCAATGCAGTTGCATGCTTTGCCACTTTCAGCATCGGAGTCATGTCCTCCGGCTTAGGCTCTGCAACCACTGCCGAAGCTGACCACTGCTGCGGAGCCAACAACGCATAAGAGATACCACACACTGCAAATACGCCAGCAATAAGCACTATCAGCAGCTTCTGGCGCCACAACACCAGCATCAGCTCACGAAAATCAATCTCATCAGAGGCAGCAGGTACTACCCACTGTGCCGGTACATCTGGACTTTTTTCTTTCATCACTGTCTCACGTTAGGTTAAAACAAAAGATACAGGCATTTCAGTATGTAGCAACTCAAACAATTCGATATATGCACAAAGACTGGTCTAAAATAACATGAGTACCCAGTTAACTAAAACTCATTGTTTCCGCCTAATCCAAGCTAAAAAACGCCATATTGAATTCAAACCCCAAAAATAGAGCATAAAAAAACATAAAAAAAGAATAAAACTTAATAATTCAGGAGCCCGTATTGACTCGAAGTAAATACCAATTACAGCACATGCTGTTGCCAAAAAACAAATAAAGCATAACGCCTGATTAGGAGATAACCCCGCACGCATACATATATGATGTAAATGTTCTCTGTCAGGTTTAAAGGGGGAGTGTCCTTTACGAATGCGCCTAATCATAATCGCTACCATATCAATCAACGGTATAGCAATTAACCATAATGCTGTGACAGGATACATCTGCGCTTTAGGACCCTGCGTACCTTGTAGCAAGGTCCAGATAACCGTAAAGCCTATCAACATACTCCCTGCATCCCCCATAAAAACCTTGCGACGCGTTCCAAAAGGAAATCCAAGATTAAGAATGACATAGGGGATGACAACAATCATCATCAATAAACAGAAGCGAGCCAATAATAACTGTTCATCAATATAATTAAGGTACGCTAACCCACCAAAGGTGACTAGAGTTAGCCCGCCTAGCAAGCCATCGATACCATCAACCATATTAAAAGCATTGATGGCGCCCAGAACGGCAAAAACAGTCACAATATAACCAAGAGGCCCTAATACAATTTCATGGCCAAATGCTAACCCCCCCAAACTTTTTAGAGAAAGTCCAGCACCAAAGATCATGGCGCAAGAGATTAATATCTGCACGACCAAGCGAATACGATAGTCAACATCATATTTATCGTCTATTGCACCCATGATAACCAAGACCGAGGCACACAAAACATAGATATCTGAACTAGTTAATAAGTCAGGTTTGAACCATAACGCCAACATCAAAGTCAAATATATAGAAATGCCACCAACCAAAGGAATTGCGCCTTGGTGTAGTTTTCGCTCGTTAGGTCGATCAACTAGATTTATTTTTTTAGCCACCTTTCGTAAAAAAAATAAGAATATAAAAGCTGTAATGAAAAATGTTGCATATTCCATTCTATGCCACCAAAGAAAGATATAAATATATGGTTAGAAATAAAATCAACTCACTCAAAAATAAAATCCAGCCCCTAATAAATTAAGCAATTAAAATCAGTGTCAATGAAACGATTAAACGAAAAGCTGTTCATATTTATCGACGATACTACACCATTGATAATTATCACTTGCAATTTGCTTCATCCTCTCCCCAGAATGAACTACATGTTCATCATACTTTTCAATAAGCTGGCGCAACGTTTCTATGCTATTAAAATATAGAGCACTGTTATCTGTAGTATAGCGATTGAAAATACAATCAAATGCATATATTGGCATGCCAAATTGCATGGCTTCAACCAAAGAAGGATTGGTACCACCAGCAGAATGACCATGCACGTATCCCTTACATTGCCTTCTCATCTTATAGAGCACGGAGATATCATAGATAGGATCAACAATCTCTATATTTTCATAATGCGAAAACCTGCTTTTAAGCGCACGTCCATATTCACTTGCCTCCCAGTTACCAATGAAGCACAATTTCTCTCTAGATTTAGAAAAGGCAGTCAGGATCAATTCAATATTATTCTCAGGCTCTATCCGACAAAGTGAAAGATAAAAATCATCTTTGACATAATTTTCCTGGTGCTCGACTTGTAATGCATGGTCCCCACCATAAGCTATGACCTCACTGACAACACCATATTCATCCATTACATAATCAGCGATACCCTGATTATCTGATACGACAGTATCTGAAAAACGAACAGCAAGTTTTTCCGAAAATTTCAAAAATTTTTTTGTCAGCCATCCCCACTTATCGCGCCGCCACTCCAGTCCATCAATATTCGTAACAATACGTGACGAACTAAACAACCGATAGATGGGTAAGAACAAACAACCAGAGACCCCCAATATCAATGTGACATCAGGTTTTTTCTTAAGGCAAATTATCAGACTTAATATATCATAGGGTATACTAGAGACCCCATTAGCCTTGATCGGGAGATATAACAACGAAGCATCTTTATAATTATCAGATTTTATTTGATAAGCGTGAGAAGAGCAAAATATATGATATTTTACACTGTCTGACTGAAAGTCGACAAGATTTTGCACTAAAGATTCAAAACCGCCATAGCAAGCCGGTATACCGACAGTACCAATTACAGCAACATTATTCATCAAATCGAGCCCTAATTATAAATATTTATCACCACGAATTCTTTATCTGAAATATTTCAGAACTTCATAAATGGGAGACGATATATTTTTATAGAAGATATTTGTTTTTGATAGACAAATTGTAATGGCTAGTACTCTTATAAAAAGATCACGTGTTGTCGCTGATTGTATAGAGACATATCGAGTATTCTGTCATCTATAATTGGATAAGTAATCTCCCCTGCGCAATATCTCACTCCCATTGCTCATGTTTAGATTGTTTAGATTGTTTAGATTGTTTAGATTGTTTAGATTGTTTAGATTGTTTAGATTGTTTAGATTGTTTAGATTGTTTAGATTGTTTAGATTGTTTAGAAACATAAAATCAGGGAAATCTTGACTAACAAGAGAATACTTTATAGAAAATGAACGATTTAAGATGTTTGGAAGTCCCTAGAGCATTAACCCTGATCTTTATTTTTTAACCGTAGTGCAAGTTGATATGCCTCTAATGTTTGTTTAGCCGTGTGGTGCCAAGTAAACATAGAAGCAATTCTATTTTTTAAATCTGGATTAAATTCCTTGCTCATAACGGATATAACCCCCTTCCTTATTGACTCAACATCTCCTGGTTCACAATACTCTGCATAATCCTCAAAATAAAATTTTGTATCCCCTCGATCAGTAACCAGAATATTGCAATGCATCATTGCGGCTTCAAGAGAGGATAGACCAGGAGTCTCCATCCAAGATATTAACGCATGAGCCTTTGCTACATGGTACAACTCTGCTAGTTCTTCTTGATCTACATGATTAATAAACACCACATTCGCGCCAGCTTCACGAACACATTCATCATAATAGGCTTTACTATTGGGACTTGGCTTGCCCACGATAACTAATTTATAGGGT
Proteins encoded in this region:
- a CDS encoding LPS O-antigen chain length determinant protein WzzB → MKEKSPDVPAQWVVPAASDEIDFRELMLVLWRQKLLIVLIAGVFAVCGISYALLAPQQWSASAVVAEPKPEDMTPMLKVAKHATALGLSGFPSGKDLHQEFILEFNSYENRRNYLKASPLFAEVVKNHGLDSKAQVRWLRDWSKSVTAQPVDKKGEVPGVELKFAAPTSERSLAMLEEYIDYIVRMQQKQLTHRLTEQRDLQLDGMKTEYLIMQEDTKRALQQEIIELAMANKVAKAAGVSAPLENYNVRDRLLISLGSKGLEEKLSLLKSIDLEVYQPKLQSLQVKMARLKSISLDGISFRPFSYLDAPDEALSRDKPKRPLIVVLATLLGGMVGIGIVLIRHAFRRPEEA
- the wecA gene encoding UDP-N-acetylglucosamine--undecaprenyl-phosphate N-acetylglucosaminephosphotransferase, which encodes MEYATFFITAFIFLFFLRKVAKKINLVDRPNERKLHQGAIPLVGGISIYLTLMLALWFKPDLLTSSDIYVLCASVLVIMGAIDDKYDVDYRIRLVVQILISCAMIFGAGLSLKSLGGLAFGHEIVLGPLGYIVTVFAVLGAINAFNMVDGIDGLLGGLTLVTFGGLAYLNYIDEQLLLARFCLLMMIVVIPYVILNLGFPFGTRRKVFMGDAGSMLIGFTVIWTLLQGTQGPKAQMYPVTALWLIAIPLIDMVAIMIRRIRKGHSPFKPDREHLHHICMRAGLSPNQALCFICFLATACAVIGIYFESIRAPELLSFILFLCFFMLYFWGLNSIWRFLAWIRRKQ
- a CDS encoding DUF1972 domain-containing protein yields the protein MNNVAVIGTVGIPACYGGFESLVQNLVDFQSDSVKYHIFCSSHAYQIKSDNYKDASLLYLPIKANGVSSIPYDILSLIICLKKKPDVTLILGVSGCLFLPIYRLFSSSRIVTNIDGLEWRRDKWGWLTKKFLKFSEKLAVRFSDTVVSDNQGIADYVMDEYGVVSEVIAYGGDHALQVEHQENYVKDDFYLSLCRIEPENNIELILTAFSKSREKLCFIGNWEASEYGRALKSRFSHYENIEIVDPIYDISVLYKMRRQCKGYVHGHSAGGTNPSLVEAMQFGMPIYAFDCIFNRYTTDNSALYFNSIETLRQLIEKYDEHVVHSGERMKQIASDNYQWCSIVDKYEQLFV